The Halogeometricum rufum genome has a segment encoding these proteins:
- a CDS encoding thymidine kinase, producing the protein MHAITKSGWVEVITGSMFSGKTEELLRRLRRAEIAGQDVAVFKPALDDRYGETTVGSHAGSQWDARVVPAEGEGIWTIVEDLNGQDVVAIDEANFFSADLVDVCEHLAADGRRVLVSGTDQTFRGEPFEPLPQLMATAEYVDKLQAICTVCGEPASRNQRLVDGDPAHADDATIVVGAEESYEARCRNCHTLRRD; encoded by the coding sequence ATGCACGCCATCACCAAGAGCGGGTGGGTGGAGGTCATCACGGGGTCGATGTTCTCCGGGAAGACGGAGGAACTCCTCCGCCGCCTGCGACGCGCCGAAATCGCGGGGCAGGACGTGGCCGTCTTCAAACCCGCGCTCGACGACCGGTACGGCGAGACGACCGTCGGGTCGCACGCCGGGAGCCAGTGGGACGCGCGGGTCGTCCCCGCCGAGGGCGAGGGCATCTGGACCATCGTCGAGGACCTGAACGGGCAGGACGTCGTCGCCATCGACGAGGCGAACTTCTTCTCCGCGGACCTCGTGGACGTCTGCGAACACCTCGCCGCGGACGGCCGCCGCGTCCTCGTCTCCGGCACCGACCAGACGTTCCGCGGGGAGCCGTTCGAACCGCTTCCGCAACTGATGGCGACGGCCGAGTACGTGGACAAACTGCAGGCCATCTGCACCGTCTGCGGCGAACCGGCGAGTCGGAACCAGCGACTCGTGGACGGCGACCCCGCGCACGCGGACGACGCGACGATCGTCGTCGGCGCCGAGGAGTCCTACGAGGCGCGATGTCGGAACTGTCATACGCTCCGCCGCGACTGA
- a CDS encoding DsrE family protein — MNAVFHLSSGDVSDWRHALANVRNLLDDDTAETDDVVLLANGDAVHLFVEGSPLSRAVRSLDGDVRCLGCRNSLSGRDIPHSKLLSNVDTVPAGVDELTRLQHDGYAYLKVP; from the coding sequence ATGAACGCAGTCTTCCACCTGTCGAGCGGTGACGTGAGCGACTGGCGACACGCGCTGGCGAACGTGCGCAACCTCCTCGACGACGACACCGCCGAGACGGACGACGTCGTCCTCCTCGCCAACGGCGACGCCGTCCACCTGTTCGTCGAGGGGTCGCCGCTCTCGCGGGCGGTCCGCTCGCTCGACGGCGACGTGCGCTGTCTCGGCTGCCGCAACTCGCTGTCGGGCCGCGACATCCCCCACTCGAAACTGCTCTCGAACGTCGATACCGTCCCCGCCGGCGTCGACGAACTCACCCGGTTG
- a CDS encoding TasA family protein, producing the protein MFGNDADDDGGIELSRRTVLGGIAGVGLSAGAVSTGTYALMSDEEESANNTIQAGEMDLTLGANVSKTVNVSDLMPGEGGKETFKVNNVGDADGDLSAAVTNVRNAPGAPNTGAVHTFTSEVTGYFDNDTHDNVHDLSDFGVDDAVTAVELLSNGSTKITVDLPAELGAASSGDNLALLFDTDDDGTADFQVVANQNGVSYQPFTASGWDQPSRSGGNPNGYALSNSRASGVSASRTQGTIEVTLGSGRRSGAFAFGGQVVYNGLHDVNGMGPSDGINDRVLLTPGFAFGPGFDGDSSRYVTVDPGKERTLADVLDVEVRVDTDVDAPELDADDDGDLMVQGKPTRIKGAAGGSSALSQGGSKYVEVIYRLPYNAGNVVSNETCTFDLDLSLEQSV; encoded by the coding sequence ATGTTCGGAAACGACGCAGACGACGACGGTGGTATCGAACTCTCGCGCAGGACGGTTCTCGGCGGCATCGCCGGCGTTGGCCTCAGCGCCGGCGCGGTGAGCACGGGGACGTACGCGCTGATGAGCGACGAGGAGGAGAGCGCGAACAACACGATTCAGGCCGGCGAGATGGACCTCACGCTGGGGGCGAACGTCTCGAAGACGGTGAACGTGAGCGACCTGATGCCCGGCGAGGGCGGCAAGGAGACGTTCAAGGTGAACAACGTCGGCGACGCCGACGGTGACCTCTCGGCCGCGGTGACGAACGTCCGCAACGCCCCGGGCGCGCCGAACACCGGCGCCGTGCACACGTTCACCTCCGAGGTGACGGGCTACTTCGACAACGACACCCACGACAACGTCCACGACCTCTCGGACTTCGGCGTCGACGACGCCGTGACGGCGGTCGAACTGCTGAGCAACGGCAGCACGAAGATAACCGTCGACCTGCCGGCGGAACTCGGCGCGGCGAGCAGCGGTGACAACCTCGCCCTCCTGTTCGACACCGACGACGACGGCACCGCGGACTTCCAGGTGGTCGCCAACCAGAACGGCGTCAGCTACCAGCCGTTCACGGCGAGCGGGTGGGACCAGCCGAGTCGGAGCGGGGGCAACCCGAACGGCTACGCGCTGTCGAACTCGCGGGCGTCCGGCGTCTCCGCGAGTCGGACGCAGGGGACCATCGAAGTCACGCTCGGAAGCGGCCGTCGGTCCGGCGCGTTCGCCTTCGGGGGACAGGTCGTCTACAACGGCCTCCACGACGTGAACGGGATGGGGCCGAGCGACGGCATCAACGACCGCGTCCTCCTCACGCCCGGGTTCGCCTTCGGCCCCGGATTCGACGGCGACAGCAGTCGCTACGTCACCGTCGACCCCGGCAAGGAACGGACCCTCGCCGACGTTCTCGACGTGGAGGTGCGCGTCGACACCGACGTGGACGCCCCCGAACTCGACGCCGACGACGACGGCGACCTGATGGTTCAGGGCAAGCCGACCCGCATCAAGGGCGCGGCGGGCGGGTCCAGCGCGCTCTCGCAGGGCGGTTCGAAGTACGTCGAGGTCATCTACCGGCTCCCGTACAACGCGGGCAACGTCGTCTCGAACGAGACGTGCACGTTCGACCTCGACCTGTCGCTCGAACAGTCCGTCTGA
- a CDS encoding YIP1 family protein encodes MTTWVENPEGGRERGPRGVLRAWLEVLVRPRRFFRNGVAPGDQAPGLVFAVAVAVAYTTGLFALVPSRIPTLAGGRALSALVGLAAVALLLAPAVLHLTAAMQTVLLVLLVRDRGGISETVQVVAYAAAPCVVAGIPSPELRVVCAGYGTALLVVGLSERHGVSVARAAVAGAIPATFLFGYVFGGLAALQTVARGLGLV; translated from the coding sequence GTGACTACCTGGGTCGAGAATCCGGAGGGCGGGCGGGAACGCGGACCGCGCGGCGTCCTCCGGGCGTGGTTGGAAGTGCTCGTTCGCCCCCGCCGGTTCTTCAGAAACGGCGTCGCGCCCGGCGACCAGGCGCCCGGCCTCGTCTTCGCCGTCGCCGTCGCCGTCGCCTACACGACGGGCCTGTTCGCGCTGGTCCCGTCGCGGATACCGACGCTCGCCGGCGGCCGGGCGCTCTCTGCGCTGGTCGGACTCGCCGCCGTCGCCCTCCTCCTCGCGCCCGCCGTCCTCCACCTCACCGCCGCGATGCAGACGGTGCTCTTGGTCCTCCTCGTCCGCGACAGGGGGGGAATCAGCGAGACGGTGCAAGTCGTCGCCTACGCCGCCGCGCCCTGCGTCGTCGCCGGGATTCCGAGCCCGGAACTCCGCGTCGTCTGCGCCGGTTACGGCACAGCCCTCCTCGTCGTCGGCCTGAGCGAACGGCACGGCGTGAGCGTCGCCCGCGCCGCCGTCGCCGGGGCGATTCCCGCGACGTTCCTCTTCGGCTACGTCTTCGGCGGGCTGGCGGCGTTGCAGACGGTCGCACGCGGCCTCGGCCTCGTCTGA
- a CDS encoding NADPH-dependent FMN reductase — MAQTHVVAVCGSLRDRSYTKLALERALDGVREAGGTGELLDLRAYDLPVFDADEDGQGDSAVVARRIREADALVLGTPVYHGSYSGVLKNALDHCGFDEFDGKTVGLLAVAGGGFPVTALEHLRSVCRALNAWVLPHQAALPHVSSQFDGEELADEGLEKRVHVLGRRVVEYARIEPDPATFEAGENVGAGGK, encoded by the coding sequence ATGGCACAGACGCACGTCGTCGCCGTCTGCGGGAGCCTCCGCGACCGGAGTTACACGAAACTGGCACTCGAACGCGCTCTCGACGGCGTCCGCGAGGCGGGGGGCACCGGCGAACTGCTCGACCTGCGGGCGTACGACCTGCCCGTCTTCGACGCCGACGAGGACGGACAGGGCGACAGCGCGGTCGTCGCCCGGCGAATCCGCGAGGCGGACGCGCTCGTCCTCGGGACGCCCGTCTACCACGGGTCGTACTCGGGCGTGCTGAAGAACGCGCTCGACCACTGCGGGTTCGACGAGTTCGACGGCAAGACGGTCGGCCTGCTCGCCGTCGCCGGCGGCGGCTTTCCGGTGACCGCGCTGGAACACCTCCGGTCGGTCTGCCGGGCGCTGAACGCGTGGGTCCTGCCCCATCAGGCCGCACTCCCGCACGTCTCCTCGCAGTTCGACGGCGAGGAACTCGCCGACGAGGGGTTAGAAAAGCGCGTGCACGTCCTCGGCCGCCGGGTGGTCGAGTACGCGCGCATCGAACCCGACCCGGCGACGTTCGAGGCGGGAGAGAACGTCGGAGCGGGAGGGAAGTAG